The nucleotide sequence GTGCGGCGGAGCCGCGCGATGCGGTCGAGGATTTTTACGAGAAGCGGCGCAGCCAAGAGCGTGAAGACCATGCCGGGAAGAGCCGCCGCGACGAGCGCCCATGCGCCCTTGCCGACGACGAAACTCAGCGTGATGCGGGCGGTGAAGGTGCCGAGCGGCCCTGCGAGCGCTACCGTCCAATAATGGCGGCCGAAAAGTACGAAGACGAGCCCGACGACGAGGCGGAACTGCATGGCGATGGCGACATTGAAGAGGTTCTGCGTGCCGAGCAGGAGGCCGACGAGACTCGACAGGACGCCCGCCAGAATGTAGCGCTTGAAGCCGAAGACGGCGCAGATCGCGACGGCCAGAGGGGCGGAGAGTTGAAACTCCAGCCCTGGCGCCAGGCTCGGCAACTTGATGGCTCCCGTGACGGTGATCAGGGCGGCGAGCAAGGCGATTTCGGTCACGTCGGAGGTGGAAACGGCAAGTTTTTTCATGGGAAACGCTCCTTTTTTACGGAATCACGGGTGAGTCGAACGGCTTTATCGCACCTGTGATTCCTTTTTATTGTTTCAGCGTACATGTTTTGCGCAGTATTGTCAACTGTAAAATAAATAAAGTTGACAATAAAATAAACAAGGTCTATTCTATAGAAAGATTTTTGATGGAAGGAGTGTTTCTGCATGGCGCTTTACAGTCTGAAAATGCGGGCGGAAAAGAACGCGGGGAAGCGCGAGCACGTGTCGGGCGCGGAGAAAATCTTGTCGGAGGAGGAACTGCCGGAACATTTGGCGGCGCTTCTTTCGCGCGCCCTGCACCACGCCAAGGGCAAGGCGGATTTCGTGAACTTCAAGGTGGAGGCGATCGCGCCCGAGGCGGTGGAGCATCTGCCCGCGCTTCCCGTCTCGACGGTCGAGGTTGAGACGCCTGCCGAGGGGCGGCGCGTGATTATCGACGCCTTGGAAAACCTTGGTTTGAAGAACGGCGAAGCCATCTTGGCGAAGTTTTCCGAGACGTATGGGATGCGCGGCGCAATGCTGCTCGATGCGGACACGCTCGAACGCTTGGAGCCGGACGCCGAACGCGGCCTGCGTGCGACGTACATGGACGCCGAACGTGCTGCAAAAGGGGCGTCCGACTGCAAGAACCACTTCGCCGAAGCCGTCGTCCTCGCGACGAAGGTCGTCCATGCGCCGCACATCGTCGCGGAGATCTGCGTGTCCGACGATCCCGACTATGTGACGGGCTATGTGGCGGCGCAGTCTTTCGGCTATCGCCGCATCACGAAGCTCAAGGAGGCGGGATCGCCCGACGGCGGACGCATCTTCCTCTATCGCGGTTCGCGCGACGGCGTCGCCGACACGATTCGCTATCTGGAAAAGCAATGCGTGCTCGTGCGCGGCGTGCCGGACAGTCCGGCGGGGAATGTGCGTCCGCAGGGCATGGAGGAAATGCTCGCCGAAGAGCTGGCGGCGAAAAAGGCGCGCCATCTTTGCCGCGAGATGCACGAGATCGACTCGGCGCAGGCCGCACACGTCACGGTCGGCGGTGCGGAAAAGCTGCTTCTGGCGTCGAACAACTACCTTGGACTCGTCGATCATCCGCGCCTCAAGCGGGCGGCGCAGGAGGCCGTCGAGCGCTACGGCTGCGGCTCCGGCGGCTCGCGGCTGACGACGGGCACGCTTCCTCTGCACACGAAGCTGGAAGAGGAGCTGGCGGCATTCAAGGGGACGGAGGCGGCGCTCCTCTTCGATACGGGCTACATGGCGAATGTCGGCATCCTTTCCGCGCTTGGTCAGAAAGGCGCAGTTTTTTTCAGCGACGAACTCAACCATGCGAGCATCATCGACGGCTGTCGCTTGAGCCGCGCCAAGACCGTCGTCTATCGCCACAGCGATATGCAGGATTTGGAAGAGAAGCTCGCCGCCCATGCTCAGTGTCCGGGCGTCATCGTCTCCGATGCGGTGTTCAGCATGGACGGCGACATTGCCAATCTGCCGCGCATCTTGGAGCTTGCGCGAAAGTACCATGTCTGGAGCATGGTGGACGAAGCGCACTCGACCGGCGTGATCGGCGCGACGGGGCGCGGTATATGCGAGCATTTTTACTTAAGGGAGAAGCCCGACGTCCTGATGGGGACGCTGTCGAAGGCTTTGGCGAGCGAGGGCGGCTACGTCTGTGGCAGCCGGCTCTTGATCGACTATTTGAAGAATACGTCTCGCAGTTTCATCTTCTCGACAAGCCAATCGCCCGCCAATCTCGCCGCCGCGTCCGCGGCGCTGCAGCTCCTGCAGGAAGAGCCGGAGCGCGTCGCCCGCCTGCAGGAAAATGTCCGCGTGTTCTGCGCGGCGCTTGCCGAGCATGGCGTTGAAGCCCGGAGCGAGACGGCGATCGTGCCGCTGATCGTCGGCGAAGAGTCCCTGGCGGTGAAAATAGCGAAGGATTTGGAGCGGCAGGGCATCCTCGTATCCGCCATCCGCCACCCGACGGTGGCGAAGGGGGCGGCTCGCCTGCGCGTCGCCTTGGCTGCGACGCATACGGAGGAGGAGCTGAAAAGCGCGGCGGCGCGAATTGCATCGTGCATGAGGGGAGCTTGCTGAAAGACGGGCGAATGTCCGCCTTTCAGTAAGCGTAGCATTTAGCATGAAGAGACATTGAGCCTGCTTGCCGCACAACGTCGCGCTTGTTGTTGCCACGATGTACGATTTGGCATATAATACTTTCATGATGAAAGGGGCTACAGACGATGATGGCAGTGCAGCAGCAATGAATCTCAAACCTTTTTTGAAGTGGGCCGGAGGCAAGGGGCAGCTCATCCATGAAATCGCCCGATACTATCCCTTTGAAGACAGCCGCATAAAAAAATACGCCGAACCTTTCGTTGGAGGCGGCGCGATCCTCTTCGATATATTGAGCAAGTATGATCTGGAAGCTGTTTATATCAGTGATGTAAACAGCGAACTCATCAATACCTACTGTACGATTCGAGATCATGCGGACGAATTGATTCACTTGCTCCTTCTTATGCAAAACGAATTTACGGCACTCTCCGCAGAGGAGCGGAAGATCTGCTATACCGAGAAACGCGCACGTTTCAACGATCTGAAAATGCACGAGAACAAAGCAGACAGCAAGGAACGTGCTGCCTTGATGATTTTCCTCAACCGAACCTGTTTCAATGGCTTGTTCCGTGTCAACAAAAAAGGATTCTTCAACGTCCCCATGGGCGCTTACAAAAATCCAACCATCTGCGATGAAGCTAATCTTCGAGCCGTGGCGGAAAAATTAAGAAACGTGACGATTGTATGCGCGGACTATCGAGGATCTGCCGATTTTATCGACAAGCATACCTTCGTTTATTTTGATCCTCCTTATCGACCGCTCACGGAAACCGCACGGTTTACAGCTTATACAAAAGACTCCTTCGACGATGCGGCGCAGATTGCTTTGGCAAAGTTTGTGGATGACATGAGCACGAAAGGCGCAAAAATTGTCGCCAGCAACTCCGATCCCAAGAATGTAAACAGCGAAGATAACTTTTTTGAAGACATCTATCGCGCACACAAGATTCATCGAGTGAATGCCGTTCGCATGATCAACAGCAACGCCGATGCACGCGGCAAGATACAGGAACTTCTTATATCAAACTTTTAAGGAAGGTATATGTCCTGAAAGTTTTAGCGTGAAAGTCCAAGAAGCCAAGCCCGAAGGCGCAGACCGATTGGCCGGGCTTCTGTAAGGGCGGCGCACTTTTGTCCAAAAAGTGGACGTTTGTGCGTATAGTTTCCCATTGACGAATCTCCGCCTTTTTTCTATAATGGGAAGGTATTTGGCTATTGGCAGACTTAGAAAAGAGACGATTTGATGCGGAAATTTGCCTGGATGTTGAGCATGACAGCGCTTCTCCTTTTCCTCGCGAGCACCGTTTGCTTTGCTGAGGACGAGGGGCGACGTTTTGTGGATGCTCGCGGCGATACGGGATATTTCGTGGACGTCACGACGATTTCCATCGACAGCAATCATGAGTATACGGCGGATGTCGCCATCATCAAGGCAAAGGAGAACCGCCTCTTTTCCTATCGCATGCACTTCGACTTCGCTGCGCGCACCTACCAGATTCTTCGTTCTGCGACGATGACGTACGATACGCGCGAGGTGTCCCAGAGCGTGAAGACGCCCCTGCCGGCGGCGCCCTATGTGCCTGGCTCGCCGATTGCAGCCATCGTCGACTATCTCTACGCATGGCAGCGAGGTTTTGAAAAATGAGCGGTGCGTCCAAAAACGCCTGCCTCTTTTCTGCGGCGAACGAAAGATGTTTCATCCGAGCGCATTCCATTCAGCGCAGGTGAAAATTTTCAATTAAGCGACATAAGAAATAATAAATATTTGTTCATTTTTATTGAAAAAGGGGTTGCAAAGTCTTTTTAGATATGTTATCCTTATGTTGCTAGGAAATAGAACCCATTAAGCACCCGGAATCCATGCTCGTCCCGACGAGCGTTGCGGAAGAGTTGGCGGTTGAGGTCGGGAAGTCCCACCGCTTTCAGGACTCTTTCCGCGAACATGGGAAATTTCGGCTGTAGGCGGCAGCGATTTTTCGTCGTCGTGCCCGGAGGTCAGTCCTCACAAGGGTCTTTGAAGAGCGATGCATTTGAAGCTCTCGGGCAGATTTCCTACGTTCATTTCGGTGATGTCGAAACTGTTGCGAGGGGGATGCGAAGCAATTCGCGCTCCCGCGGACATTGCCGTATGAATCCGTGTCGCCTTTCGCGAGGAGGTTGTTCGTGCATCGTGCGCGGGCTGCTGCAGCCGCCTTGCGGCGAGGCTGATAGGGTGCAGTTGGGATCAGAGAGAGTTCTGTCGGGGCGGGTCGCCTATTCGCCCCGTGGCTGCATGAAGGAGAATGGGACGGTGGGTGACCACCGTCTTTTTTCGTTGCCACGGAAAATAATCTGTATTATAATGAAGGACATAATTGCCAATGGAAGGGAAGGGATTTTATGGCAGAAACGGCATGGGCTGTTCTTCCGCCCGTCATCACCATCGTGCTGGCGCTCGCGACGAAGGAAGTCTATATGTCGCTGATCATCGGCATTTTCTCAGGAGCTATGCTCTACGCGAATTTCAATGTCCTCGAAGCGATCCTCACGATGTTCGCAGTCATGGAGGCGAAGGTCGGGGCAAATGTCAACATCCTCGTCTTTCTTGTCATCCTCGGCATCCTCGTCGCCGCCATCACGCGCTCGGGCGCGACGAAGGCTTACGGCGACTGGGCGGTGCGCACGATTCAGGGCAGGCGCAGTGCGCTCGCGATCACGGCGCTCCTCGGCATCGTCATCTTCATCGACGACTACTTCAACTGCCTGACGGTCGGCACGGTCATGCGCCCCGTGACGGACAAGTTCAAGATCGCGCGCACGAAGCTCGCCTACATCATCGATGCGACGGCGGCGCCCGTGTGCATCCTCGCGCCCATATCGAGCTGGGCGGCAGCCGTCGGCTCGTCGCTGCCTGAAGGCAGCAGCATCGACGGGTTCGGCCTCTTCCTGCAGACGATTCCGATCAATCTCTACGCATGGCTGACGCTCATTTTCATGTGCTTCCTCGTGTGGTCGGAGAAAGATTTTTCCGAGATGGGCGCCTCGATCCGCAAGAATGAGCGAGAGTTCTATGTTCCGCCCGAGTACGCCGATGTCAAGGAGGAGAAGATCGAGGGCAGGGGCAAGATCTACGATCTCCTGCTTCCCTTAGCAGTGCTCATCGCCGCGTGCATCTACGGCATGCTCTACACGGGCGGCATCCACGACGGGCTGAGCGTCGCCGAGGCTTTCGCGAACTGCGATTCGTCGAAGTCGCTCGTGCTCGGCTCCTTCATCGCCTTCGTCTTCACGGGACTCCTCTACCTGCCGCGCCGTGTCGTTTCCTTCAATGATTTCTGCACGAGCTTCATCCTCGGCTTCAAGGCGATGTCGCCCGCGCTCTTCATCCTGTGCCTCGCGTGGACGCTCTCGGGCATCTGCAGCGACAAGTACCTCGATCTCGGCGGCTACGTCGGCCAGCTCGTCAGCGCCAATGCGGGCGTCATCACGTTCCTGCCCGTCATCTTCTTCCTCGTCGGCGCAGGCCTCGCCTTCGCTACGGGAACGTCGTGGGGCACGTTCGGCATCTTGATTCCGATCGCCATCGCCATCGTTGGCACGGACAGCCCCGTGCTCGCGCTTTGCGTCGCGGCGATCCTCTCGGGCGCTGTCGCAGGCGATCATGCGTCGCCGATTTCCGATACGACGATTCTCGCATCTGCGGGCGCACAGTGCCACCATATCGACCATGTATCGACGCAGATTCCCTATGTGCTCGTCGTCGTCAGTGTCTGTGTCGTTGGCTACATCGTCGACGGCCTCACGATGAACGGCTGGCTGGGACTCGCTGTCGCGTTGGCGATCCTCGCCGTCGTCATGGCCGTTGTCTACTGGAAAGTCCCCGTGCCGCTCAAAGACCGCAGCGCGGACTGAGAAAGCTGCAAAGCAAACAGCTGCCGTACGTTTGCGGCAGCTGTTTGCTTTACGGAGTGGAATTCATCCACACTTTTGGAAAGGAAAATATCTATGCTTGTCTACATGGTCGATCACGGCAAGTACCTCTTGCCCGAAGAAAGTCTCAAGCGCCGCCCCGAAGAGAAGCGCGGCCTTTACGTCAATATCACGAACGAATGTCCGTGCGCGTGCACCTTCTGCCTGCGCACGATGAAGGATATGCCCGAGGACATGAGCCTGTGGCTCGGCGGCAAAGAGCCGACGGTCGAAGAGCTCAAAGCGGCTCTCCTCGCTGCGCCTTGGGACTATGTGAAGGAAGTCGTCTTCTGCGGCTTCGGCGAGCCGACGATGCGCCTTGCCGACCTCATCGAACTGCTGCGCTTCGTCAAGGAGCAGCATCCCGCCTTGCCGACGCGCGTCAATACGAACGGCCTCTCGGATCTCGTTTACGGCCGTGACACGGCGGCGGACTTCGCGGGCGGCATCCTTGATACCGTTTCCATCAGCCTCAACGCGTCGAATGCCGAGCGCTATCTGGCGCTGACGAGAAGCGAGTTCGGCATCGAATCCTTCGAAGCGATGCTCGCTTTCGCTGAGAAGATGAAGGCTTATGCGGGGCATGTCGTCCTGACGATCGTCGAGAAGGTCGAGGGCGCGGAAGAAATCGCAAAGTGCCGCGCACTGTGTGAGGCGCGGGGGCTTGATTTGCGCGTGCGCACGTATGAGGGAAGCTGACGAAGGCCGGGTGGTGCGGTATATGTTTTCCGGTGCAGACGATTTGACGAATTTCGCATGGTGTCGTATAATAAATATAGAAAAGGTGCTGCTGGTAAACGGTCAGCCCCGCAATAAAACTACTAAATAAGATTAGCCGCCTTTAGCTTAGGGAACTGCGGGCGGCTATTCTTATGCCTTTAACGCAACGACGCAAATCGTCACGAGGAAAACCAACGACAAAAAATCGTACAGTTCCATGGGCAACACCCCCATTCGGGGGCTGAGAATCGACCGCCTACCGCTTGAGCAACACCATATATATTATAGCACAATAAGCAAGGTTACGGCGTTTTCCATCACATAAATTTTTCGTTTTCTTCCATGGGGCTTATTGAAACAGCAATAAACCCGCCGCAGGAGTCTCACGGGACTTCTCTCGGCGGGTTTATCTTTTGATCGTCATATACCCTTTTTCCTTCGTATTCAATTGTCTTGCATGGCGCTCCGCGATGAAGCCTCCATGCTGTATGAAGCGGTTCGATCGAACGGTTGTGATGGAATATCACAGCTTGATGCATCACTTGTCATCGTTCAAAATCCCGGGCTCGGCAGGTATCTCGGTTCCGATCTGGGGACTGCGCAATCTACTGAATGACCCTCGCGTACGCATCGACAAGGTGAAAGTTGCCACGGTCTTCTCCGCGCTGTTTCCGACGTTGTGCCTTTTTCCGCAATGCCTTCGGAACTGCCGGGCCGCTGCCCGTTCGTCAGTCCGCCGCTGCGGGATTCGTATGCAAAGTGTGCACTTCCTAGCCGGAAACCTTCAGGTGGAGAAGGAAAAGCTTATTCCTCAATAAACCTCACACCTTTCGTGTAACCATATTGAGAAGAGCCTGTTTCGGCTGACCGGCACTTGCCCTGCCCGCGGAGTCCGACCTGCATGCAGGCTTGTCCTCGTCGCTGGCGTTGCCCGTCCTTTCTCCTCTTTACGGCTTCATTATATCATGCGAGGAGACAAAATACAATATCGGTTTTGAATTTTCTAAAATATTTTTTGCAGGAACGGGAAGAAGTCTGTCGTATATAGGAAGCAGGAAAGGGGAAATGATCGTGAAACTCTTGAATTTCTATGCCGAGGACGGCGCCGTGCATATCGGTGCGAGCGACGGAGAGAAGACTGTCGATGTCAGCGCCGTCGGCTATAGCTGGGGTTGGCAGGAAATCTTTGCCGATTGGGAGAAGATCCGGCCGCAGATCGAAAGCGTCCTGCAGCACGCGAAGCCTTTGGCGCACGGTCTGCGCTTTGCACCCGCCGTGACGGCGCCGGGCAAGATTCTCTGCGTCGGGCTGAACTACGCGAGCCACCGTGCGGAGGTTCCCTTCGGGGCGCCCAAATATCCGGCGCTCTTCAGCAAGTTCAATAACGCGCTCAACGCTTCAGGCGGCGAGGTGCTCCTGCCCACGGGCGCGAAGGAGCTTGACTACGAGGCGGAGCTTGTCGTCATCGTTGGGAAAAAGGTCAAGGATGCATCCGAGGAAGAGGCAGCTGCCGCCATCTTCGGCTATACGGCGGGCAACGACTTCACGGCGCGGGACTTGCAGCGCCGCACCTCGCAGTGGCTGCTCGGCAAGACGCCCGACGGCTTCGCGCCGCTCGGCCCCTATATCGTGCCCGCCGCTGAGATCGATGTCTCGCATCTCGCCGTTCGGACGTTCGTCAACGGCGAGATGCGCCAGGACGGGCGGACATCGGACATGATCTTCTCGCCCGCTGCCATCGTCCGCTATATCTCGAAGTGCATGACGCTCGATCCCGGCGATGTCATCTTCACGGGCACGCCGCACGGCGTGATCTTCGGTCTGCCCGAGAAGGAGCGGCGCTGGCTCAAGGCGGGCGACGAGGTCGTCGTGAAGATCGAGGGCATCGGCGAGCTTCGGAATCGAATCGCTTAGAAGGAGCGCCGTTTTATCCTTGCGTCCTCCCAAGCGAGAGGCGAGAGGCGGCATGCGCTCGCTTGGGAACGCGGGCGTGTCAGTGAACTTCGCAATCTGCAATCGCTTGTCAATGATGCGGATTCGCGCATCTGCAGTGATATGAAAAAGCCCCCTCGCCGCATGTATGCGTGCGAGGGGGTGATGAGATGAACGATCTTCTGGCGGCGTTCGGCAGCTACGGCTTCCCGATGGCGGTCACGGCTTTTTTGCTCGTGCGCATCGAGGGGAAGCTCGGAGCATTGAACGACAGCGTGCGGGAGCTTTCGGGCATCATCGCGAAGAAGTGAGGGGAGATCCTCACTTCTTTTTTTTGCTGCGCGCTTCCTCGCGGCGCTTCGCCGCCTTCTCCTTCGCCTCGACTTTTTGCTGCTCCTTTTTCGCGCGTTCCTTGAGCGCGTAGTCGACGCCCATGCTCGCGAGCTTGTGCTTGATCGTCATGATCGGGTGGCGTAGCAGCATGCTCTTCTGGTTCGCCGTCATGATCTTGCGGAATTCGATGTTCTGACTCTTCGAGAAGCACGGGCTTTCGCAGCGGTCGCAGATCGGCTTCGTGATGCCGTAGGGACAGCGGTTCATCTTCATCAGCACGGTGGCAAGGAGCGCCGTGCACTTGGGGCACAGCTTGTCGCCCTCCGTGCCGTGCTCCTTGTGACAGTAAACGCCGAACGTCTTCTTGATGTTCGCCTTTTCCTTTGGAATATTGTTCTTGATTTCCGGCTGCTTCTTCTTGGGCAGGAATCTGGAAAAAATGCTCATATCTGATCTCCCTCGCGATTTTGTATAGTAGGTGAATAGAAAAGCGCTTCTTCTTAGTTTAACGGCAACAGGGTGGAAAATCAAGCGATTTGTGCTCTATGCGCTGATGTTTGCATCAAACTCCTTGAATATGAGGCCGCGTCTGGTATATAATGAAATGAATATCTTTAGTGGGAAAAGGGGGCGGCGATTTTTATGGAGCAGGAGAAGAGCGGATCGGAGTTTCCTCGCACTCAGATCGACAAGCTCAGCGCCAAGTCGCTGGATAATATTCTGAAGAGTACGGTCAGCACGATCGAGACGAATAAGACGCAGATCTTTGGCATCTATGAGGCGGCGCGCGGCGAGGTCGAGTCGAGCCGGCGCACGCTTGAGGATCTGCGCGAACTCACGCGCCAGACGATCGAGAAGGTCGATGAGCTTTCGGCAATCGAGCAGCGGGAGAAGAAGAAGCTCGCTGAGACGAGCAGCGATTTCAACAATTATTCCGAGGAGCGCATACGCGAGCATTACGAGTCGGTCAAGGACATTCAGATCGAGCTGAGCGTGGCGCGGGAAAAGGAGAGCCAGCTTCGTGCGCAGCGCGACGCCTTGGAGCTTCGCCTGCACGGTTTGAAGGAGATCTTGAAGACGGCGGAGCATCTGGCGATCTGCATCGGCTCGGTCTTGAGCTATCTGAGCGATCAGATCAACGGCGTCGTCTGGCAGATCGAGGAGGCGCAGAAGAGCAAGTTCATCGGCGCGCAGATCATCAAGGCGCAGGAGGAGGAGCGCTTGCGCGTTTCGCGTGAGCTGCACGACGGCCCGGCGCAGGACATCGCGAATCTCATCTTTCAGGCGTCGATTATCGAGCGCATGGTCGACCGCGATCCGGAAGAGGCGAAGCGTGGTCTGCAGGAGCTTCGCCAGCATATTCGCGGCTGTCTGACGGACATGCGCCAGATCATCTTCGACATGCGCCCGATGTCGCTCGACGATCTCGGCCTTGAGCCGGCGCTGCGCCAGCTGATCAGCAAGATGCGCGAGCGCGGCATGCTTGATGCTTCCATCGCCGTGGAGGGCGAGGAGCAGAAGCTCGCGAAGTATGCCGAGGTCAGCATCTTCCGCATCGTGCAGGAATCTTTGAACAACGTCAGCCGCCATGCGGGCGTCAAGAAGGCGGAGGTGCGCATTCTCTACACGGCTTCGGCGCTCGCCATCACGGTCAAGGACGAGGGCAGGGGCTTCGATCCCGATGCAGAAGAGGACGCCGTGCCGAGCGGGGAAGAGCAGTTTGACGACGATCGCGACGTCAACGATCCCATATTGAGGAACGCTTACGGCCAGTACGGACTCCTCGGCATGAGGGAGCGCGCCGCCATCATCGGCGCGGAACTCAACATCATCTCGGAGATCGGCAAAGGAACGTGCATCCATCTGCGCATGCCGTTCCGCCCGAACGTGCTTGCGCCCGAAAAGGCTGCGAAGAAGTGACGGCGGACGAAAGACAAAGACGCGCGCCGCTCGCCGCCGCCATGTGCGCGTACGGGGAAGAGGGCGCTCTCGCCTTTCATACGCCCGGACACAAGCAGGGACTGGGGGCGCATGCGCTCTTGCGCGAACTTGTGACGGAAGCAGGCCTTCGAGAAGAGGTTTCTCTGATGGAGGAGCTTGACGATCTGCACGAGCCGACGGGCTGCATCGAGGAGGCGCAGGATCTCGCCGCCGCGCTCTATGGAGCGGATGCGGCCTTTTTCGCCGTCAACGGCACGACGGGCGCGATCCATGCGATGTTCGTGGCCGCGCTCTCGCCGGGCGATACCGTGCTTGTGCCGCGCAACGTGCATCGCTCTGTTTTCGGCGGCCTCGTGCTTGCCGACGCGCGTCCCGTCTACATCGAGCCGGTCGTTGACGAGGCGCTTGGCATAGCGCACGGGCTTAGTACGGAGGCTGTGCGCGAGGCGTGCCGCCTGCATCCTGAGGCGAAGGCGCTGCTGCTCGTTTCGCCGACGTATTACGGCGTCGCCTCCGACGTGCGTGCCATCGCCGAGATCGTGCACGAGGCGGGCATGGCGCTCCTCGTCGACGAGGCGCACGGCGCGCATCTCGCGTTCTCTGACGATTTGCCGGAGTCGGCGATCGCGGCGGGCGCCGATCTCGTCGCGCAGAGCACGCACAAGCTCCTCGGCGCGATGACGCAGGCGTCGCTTCTGCTGCTTCGCGAAGGGCGCATCGAAAAAGAGCGCGTGCAGCGGGCGATGAGCCTACTGACATCGACGAGCCCGAACTACCTGCTGCTGGCGTCCCTCGACATCGCCCGCCTGCAGATGGCAGAAGTGGGCGCGGCACATCTCGCTCGCGCCGTGGGGCTCGCACGGAAACTTAGGCGCGAGGTGAATGCGACGCCCGGACTCTTCTCTTTTGGCGAAGAGCGCATGGGAGGCGCGGGAGCATTCGCGCTCGACCCGCTGAAGCTCACGGTGACGGTTACGGGACTCGGCCTGACGGGTGCAGAGGCCGCGCATATCCTGCGCCATGAGCACAAGATCGAGGCGGAGCTCTTTGACGCACAAAACGTGCTCTTCCTCCTCACCTATGCCGATACGGAAGAAAGCGCGGGAAGGCTTTTAGCGGCATTGCGCTCTTTGGCGCAGCGCCGGACGGCGCAAGCGGCGACTGCCGCTGCGGCAGCGATCGCGGTGCCCGATGGCGGGAAAGCGCAGGTCGCCGTGCGCCTTCCCGCCGCGCCTCCCGTGGCAATCCCACCGCGCGAGGCGTTCTATCGCCGCTCTGTCCCTTGCCGCCTGCGCGAGGCGGCGGGGCGCATCGCGGCGGAAACCATCGCCTTCTATCCGCCGGGCATCCCTGTGATCTGCACGGGCGAGGTCTTTACGGCGGAGGTCTGCCGCTACATCGAGGCGATGGCGGCGGCGGGGCTCAAAGTTACGGGCGCGGCGGACGCATCGCTTCGGACGCTGCGCGTGGTCGCGGACGATGCGGAGCAGGAGGAAT is from Selenomonas sputigena ATCC 35185 and encodes:
- a CDS encoding aminotransferase class I/II-fold pyridoxal phosphate-dependent enzyme, producing the protein MTADERQRRAPLAAAMCAYGEEGALAFHTPGHKQGLGAHALLRELVTEAGLREEVSLMEELDDLHEPTGCIEEAQDLAAALYGADAAFFAVNGTTGAIHAMFVAALSPGDTVLVPRNVHRSVFGGLVLADARPVYIEPVVDEALGIAHGLSTEAVREACRLHPEAKALLLVSPTYYGVASDVRAIAEIVHEAGMALLVDEAHGAHLAFSDDLPESAIAAGADLVAQSTHKLLGAMTQASLLLLREGRIEKERVQRAMSLLTSTSPNYLLLASLDIARLQMAEVGAAHLARAVGLARKLRREVNATPGLFSFGEERMGGAGAFALDPLKLTVTVTGLGLTGAEAAHILRHEHKIEAELFDAQNVLFLLTYADTEESAGRLLAALRSLAQRRTAQAATAAAAAIAVPDGGKAQVAVRLPAAPPVAIPPREAFYRRSVPCRLREAAGRIAAETIAFYPPGIPVICTGEVFTAEVCRYIEAMAAAGLKVTGAADASLRTLRVVADDAEQEE